Proteins encoded within one genomic window of Sphaerotilus montanus:
- a CDS encoding carbohydrate kinase family protein yields the protein MTTRAAIAASIAYDTIMVFEGQFTDHILPDQIHKINLSFLSPKMRREYGGCAGNIAYNYALLGGEAVPMGMVGDDFGPYREHNLRTGVDQSCIVTAADAYTAQCFIVTDLSNNQLAGFHPGAMGRSAEIPLAQAGAVACGLVGPDAPDAMVLHTREMAEAGLPFVLDPGQNILLFSGEQLLAMIDQAPVLVCNDYEVELICDKTGLSLAALAERVQTLIVTRGGEGSHVYQNGDIHTVAPVPAVQVKDPTGCGDAYRAGLLLALAEGQPLLQGAQLGSVLGSIKIAVQGCQNHRPSRAEIRAQFEQHYGPWPFA from the coding sequence ATGACCACCCGCGCCGCCATCGCCGCCTCCATCGCCTACGACACCATCATGGTGTTCGAGGGCCAGTTCACCGACCACATCCTCCCGGACCAGATCCACAAGATCAACCTGTCCTTCCTGTCGCCGAAGATGCGCCGCGAGTACGGCGGCTGCGCGGGCAACATCGCCTACAACTACGCGCTGCTCGGCGGTGAGGCGGTGCCGATGGGCATGGTCGGCGACGACTTCGGCCCCTACCGCGAGCACAACCTGCGCACCGGCGTGGACCAGAGCTGCATCGTGACCGCCGCGGACGCCTACACCGCGCAGTGCTTCATCGTCACCGACCTGTCGAACAACCAGCTCGCCGGTTTCCACCCCGGCGCGATGGGCCGCTCGGCCGAGATCCCGCTGGCGCAGGCCGGTGCGGTCGCCTGCGGCCTCGTCGGGCCGGATGCACCAGACGCGATGGTGCTGCACACCCGCGAGATGGCGGAAGCCGGCCTGCCCTTCGTGCTCGACCCGGGTCAGAACATCCTGCTGTTCAGCGGCGAGCAGCTGCTGGCGATGATCGACCAGGCGCCCGTGCTGGTCTGCAACGACTACGAGGTCGAGCTGATCTGCGACAAGACCGGACTGTCGCTGGCCGCGCTGGCCGAGCGCGTGCAGACGCTCATCGTCACCCGCGGCGGCGAAGGCTCCCACGTCTACCAGAACGGCGACATCCACACTGTCGCCCCCGTGCCGGCCGTGCAGGTGAAGGACCCGACCGGCTGCGGCGACGCCTACCGTGCCGGCCTGCTGCTCGCGCTGGCCGAGGGCCAGCCGCTGCTGCAGGGCGCACAGCTCGGCAGCGTGCTCGGCTCGATCAAGATCGCCGTCCAGGGCTGCCAGAACCACCGCCCGAGCCGCGCCGAAATCCGCGCGCAGTTCGAGCAGCACTACGGCCCCTGGCCCTTCGCCTGA
- a CDS encoding thymidine phosphorylase: protein MSLPLPQEIIRLKRDGHPLAAAQIDAFVDGLVTGGWSDAQAAALAMAIVLRGMDAAETVALTQAMTRSGDVLRWDDLGDHPPIVDKHSTGGVGDKVSLMLAPIVAACGGWVPMVSGRGLGHTGGTLDKLESLPGYRTQLTRNELVATLRSAGCAIVGASPTVAPADRRLYAIRDVTATVESTALITASILSKKLAAGLQALVMDVKTGDGAFAATPEHARELALSLVRVAEGAGLPTRALITDMNQVLGHTAGNALEVQEALDYLRGTRRDARLHTLTRTLCAELLVLGGLAADAAEAGTRVDRALHSGEALERFERMVHAQGGPADVGTRGRLPRAPVQRVVPALHGGWVQAMAVRELGVLVVTLGGGRHTAGDTIDPRVGLSEVCQLGDRREAGEPLAIVHAATDAAAAEAVAQVQRLITLGEAPLPQRPVVFEVLHRGSASE, encoded by the coding sequence ATGAGTCTCCCGCTCCCCCAGGAAATCATCCGCCTAAAACGCGACGGCCACCCCCTCGCCGCCGCGCAGATCGACGCCTTCGTCGACGGCCTCGTCACCGGCGGCTGGAGCGATGCGCAGGCGGCTGCGCTGGCGATGGCCATCGTGCTGCGCGGCATGGACGCGGCGGAAACCGTCGCGCTGACGCAGGCGATGACCCGCAGTGGCGACGTGCTGCGCTGGGATGACCTTGGCGATCACCCGCCGATCGTGGACAAGCACTCGACCGGCGGCGTCGGCGACAAGGTGAGCCTGATGCTCGCGCCGATCGTCGCGGCCTGCGGTGGCTGGGTGCCGATGGTGTCGGGGCGCGGGCTCGGGCACACGGGCGGCACGCTGGACAAGCTGGAGAGCCTGCCCGGCTACCGCACGCAGCTCACGCGGAACGAACTCGTCGCGACGCTGCGCTCGGCCGGCTGCGCCATCGTCGGCGCTTCGCCCACCGTGGCGCCGGCCGACCGGCGGCTCTACGCGATCCGCGACGTGACCGCGACGGTCGAATCCACCGCGCTGATCACCGCCAGCATCCTGTCCAAGAAGCTCGCCGCCGGGCTGCAGGCGCTGGTGATGGACGTGAAGACCGGCGACGGTGCCTTCGCGGCAACGCCGGAACACGCCCGCGAACTGGCGCTGAGCCTCGTGCGCGTGGCCGAAGGCGCGGGACTGCCGACACGGGCGCTCATCACCGACATGAACCAGGTGCTCGGCCACACCGCCGGCAACGCGCTGGAGGTGCAGGAGGCGCTCGACTACCTGCGCGGCACGCGGCGCGACGCGCGGCTGCACACGCTGACCCGCACGCTCTGCGCCGAGTTGCTGGTGCTGGGCGGACTGGCGGCCGACGCGGCCGAGGCCGGAACACGGGTGGACCGCGCGCTCCACAGCGGCGAGGCGCTGGAACGTTTCGAGCGCATGGTCCACGCCCAGGGCGGCCCGGCCGATGTCGGCACGCGCGGCCGGCTGCCGCGGGCGCCGGTGCAGCGGGTCGTGCCGGCGCTGCACGGCGGCTGGGTGCAGGCCATGGCGGTGCGTGAACTCGGCGTACTGGTCGTGACGCTCGGCGGCGGGCGGCACACGGCGGGGGACACGATCGACCCGCGGGTCGGGCTGAGCGAGGTGTGCCAGCTCGGCGACCGGCGCGAGGCGGGCGAGCCGCTGGCCATCGTCCACGCGGCCACCGACGCCGCCGCCGCCGAAGCGGTGGCGCAGGTGCAGCGACTCATCACGCTGGGCGAGGCACCGCTGCCGCAACGACCGGTGGTGTTCGAGGTGCTGCACCGCGGTTCAGCGTCGGAGTGA
- the deoC gene encoding deoxyribose-phosphate aldolase has product MNATEAARLSLACLDLTSLNDADTEADIARLCERAQAPLGPVAAVCVWPRLAAFARSQLPAHIGVAAVANFPDGSTDVERAVRDTDEIVQAGAQEVDVVLPWRALQAGDEAAVAAVLRSVRRACEGLTLKVILESGELGAAGDTALITRASWIALAEGADFLKTSTGKTTRHASLSAAEAMLSAIASDALGRERVGLKPSGGLRTVADVQPYLALVAQHLGSGALNPKRFRIGASSLYADIEAILAGASSAPTGSTY; this is encoded by the coding sequence ATGAACGCCACCGAAGCCGCCCGCCTGTCGCTGGCCTGTCTCGACCTCACCAGCCTCAACGACGCCGACACCGAAGCCGACATCGCCCGCCTGTGCGAACGGGCGCAGGCACCGCTCGGGCCGGTCGCCGCCGTGTGTGTCTGGCCGCGGCTGGCGGCGTTTGCGCGGTCGCAGTTGCCGGCGCACATCGGCGTGGCGGCGGTCGCCAACTTTCCGGACGGCAGCACGGACGTGGAACGCGCCGTGCGGGACACCGACGAGATCGTGCAGGCGGGCGCGCAGGAGGTGGACGTGGTGCTGCCGTGGCGCGCGCTGCAGGCCGGCGATGAGGCAGCGGTCGCGGCGGTGCTGCGCAGCGTGCGGCGGGCGTGCGAGGGGCTGACGCTGAAGGTGATCCTCGAATCGGGCGAACTCGGTGCGGCTGGCGACACGGCCCTGATCACCCGCGCCAGCTGGATCGCGCTGGCCGAGGGCGCCGACTTCCTCAAGACCAGCACCGGCAAGACCACCCGCCACGCCAGCCTGAGCGCCGCCGAGGCGATGCTGTCCGCCATCGCCAGCGATGCGCTGGGCCGCGAGCGCGTCGGGCTGAAGCCGTCGGGCGGGCTGCGCACGGTGGCGGACGTGCAGCCGTATCTGGCGCTGGTGGCGCAGCACCTGGGCAGCGGGGCGCTGAATCCGAAGCGGTTCCGGATCGGGGCGAGCAGCTTGTATGCGGACATCGAGGCGATCCTGGCAGGCGCCAGCAGCGCGCCGACCGGCAGCACCTACTGA